The following coding sequences are from one Paenarthrobacter ureafaciens window:
- a CDS encoding ATP-binding protein, which yields MVHNGAEVQHVPLTAVVLDSDVGRLTTTSAALTAAGFQVFPASNPDSLAISLEHNHPSIVVVENALAHGLRSPGIPVLLLLNAGDSVDLEEAEAWRVVDYVINPVRPDELVHRVNTLIGRSRERSRSRNHMEALRENLRNVSAAIRETNDPQLIADHVVRGFGEALGVDHVWFATFRDERVPSIRAQWNAPGTKQLPAKLGNSENAIAELSNRLWTEADAMTVLDHREEPDSRITQALREWSPELQPVSTVILPVGEGASALGVVLLCTENRIHDWTRPELSLMQHVAGNVAHGLIQGHLISAQQRVLQQLRQLDKAKTDFLATVNHELRTPLTSITAYLDMIRDGSGGPVPDGIKKMLDVIARNSDRLRRLIEDMLTVSMQDGSNLDLKPVDVDKLLQVVVATLRPLAESRHVDISYVEASEDIEVTADEAKLEQVFTNIVANAIKFTPEGGRVGITSVLEETDDGGHAALVRVADTGLGIPEHDLPHIFTRFYRASNATSAAVPGSGLGLAIAHDIISRHMGRLNLDSTLGAGTTVSIELPVGGP from the coding sequence GTGGTTCACAACGGAGCCGAAGTACAGCACGTTCCGCTCACGGCCGTGGTGCTGGATTCGGACGTGGGACGGTTGACGACGACGTCGGCCGCCCTCACCGCTGCCGGCTTCCAGGTTTTCCCTGCTTCAAACCCTGATTCACTGGCCATCAGCCTCGAACACAACCACCCCTCGATCGTGGTGGTGGAGAACGCCCTCGCCCACGGACTGCGCAGTCCCGGGATCCCCGTCCTGCTGCTGTTGAACGCCGGGGATTCCGTGGACCTCGAGGAAGCAGAGGCGTGGCGGGTGGTGGATTACGTCATCAACCCCGTCCGCCCGGACGAGCTGGTTCACAGGGTCAATACCCTCATCGGCAGGTCCAGGGAACGCTCCCGCTCGCGCAACCACATGGAGGCCCTGCGGGAAAACCTGCGCAACGTGTCCGCCGCGATCCGTGAAACCAACGACCCCCAGCTCATTGCCGACCACGTAGTCCGGGGTTTCGGCGAAGCGTTGGGCGTGGACCACGTCTGGTTCGCCACATTCCGTGACGAGCGCGTCCCCTCCATCCGGGCACAGTGGAACGCCCCCGGCACCAAACAGCTTCCCGCCAAGCTCGGCAACAGCGAGAACGCCATCGCAGAGCTATCCAACCGCCTGTGGACCGAAGCGGACGCCATGACAGTCCTGGACCACCGCGAGGAGCCCGATTCCAGGATCACCCAGGCCCTGCGCGAATGGTCTCCGGAACTGCAGCCCGTCTCCACGGTCATCCTCCCGGTTGGCGAAGGCGCCTCGGCGCTGGGCGTGGTCCTCCTGTGCACCGAGAACCGGATCCATGACTGGACCCGCCCCGAACTCTCACTGATGCAGCACGTGGCCGGGAACGTTGCCCACGGACTCATCCAGGGCCACCTCATCAGCGCCCAGCAACGGGTCCTGCAGCAGCTGAGGCAGCTGGACAAGGCCAAGACGGACTTCCTGGCCACCGTCAACCACGAACTCCGGACTCCCCTGACGTCCATCACCGCCTACCTGGACATGATCCGCGACGGCTCAGGCGGCCCGGTCCCCGACGGCATCAAGAAAATGCTGGACGTCATTGCCCGGAACTCGGACCGGCTGCGGCGGCTGATTGAAGACATGCTGACGGTCTCCATGCAGGACGGCAGCAACCTGGACCTCAAACCCGTGGATGTGGACAAACTGCTGCAGGTTGTTGTCGCCACGCTCCGGCCCCTGGCTGAGTCCCGGCACGTGGACATCTCCTACGTTGAAGCCTCCGAAGACATCGAGGTCACCGCCGACGAAGCCAAACTCGAGCAGGTCTTCACCAACATCGTGGCCAACGCCATCAAGTTCACCCCGGAGGGTGGCCGGGTCGGGATTACCAGCGTCCTGGAGGAAACGGACGACGGCGGACACGCGGCACTGGTGCGCGTGGCGGACACGGGCCTTGGCATCCCTGAACACGACCTGCCCCACATCTTCACCCGCTTCTACCGGGCATCAAACGCAACATCGGCGGCCGTACCCGGCAGCGGGCTGGGCCTGGCGATCGCGCACGACATCATCAGCAGGCACATGGGGCGGCTGAACCTTGATTCCACCCTGGGGGCAGGGACCACGGTGTCCATTGAGCTCCCTGTCGGCGGGCCGTAA
- a CDS encoding STAS/SEC14 domain-containing protein — MEQAAASQDYQPVDFELELEEPGILRLTWPRGASIKERDAQRAMDRVNEICGKDRHPMIVDMATTNDVTRGARSVFAKPCQASRIALWGSSPVDRVIANFFIGIMKPPCPTKFFTDETEALNWLINA, encoded by the coding sequence GTGGAGCAGGCAGCAGCATCCCAGGATTACCAGCCCGTTGATTTTGAACTTGAGTTGGAGGAACCGGGCATTCTCCGGCTGACGTGGCCCCGGGGAGCGAGCATCAAGGAACGGGACGCCCAGCGGGCCATGGACCGCGTGAACGAAATTTGCGGCAAGGACCGGCATCCGATGATCGTGGACATGGCCACCACCAACGATGTCACCCGCGGCGCCCGGTCCGTCTTCGCGAAACCGTGCCAGGCCTCGCGCATCGCATTGTGGGGGTCGTCGCCGGTGGACAGGGTAATCGCCAATTTTTTCATCGGCATCATGAAGCCCCCGTGCCCCACCAAATTTTTCACGGACGAAACAGAAGCCCTCAACTGGCTGATCAACGCGTAG